The genomic DNA TCTGAAATGTCTTCTAGTCCATCGAGAGCAGCCACACACTTGGTAAGAGAACAATCCGAAGTTACACGCGAAGTAGCCTCTGCACTCCTATCCCTTCTTAACCTATCAGCTCTTACCAAAGAAACTTGAGCCCATGCTGCAAGTGCCTCATTCATATGATGTGATGTAGACTCCTTCTTGGATCTCACATGAATATGTTGCTTTTCACTGCGCGTGATGCGCTCAACTTCATGTAGATCATCATATGAACTATCCTTATCAACATGCACATGATTAGCACTCCCATTCCCATTGTTAATGTATTGATCATCAAGCTCATTTTCGTCATCTGTGTTTGGTGGGTCTTGGGTAGATGAATGATGAAGTACTCCAGCtgcattatttttgttgaatatgatatcCAGCAACTTGTAATGGTCACACCCTTTCTTTTGAAACTGTGCAGCTTTGGGATGTACCTGAAATGATATATGCATATCATCAATATTGAATTTATCAAGAATGAGCAAGAAACCAATATGTACCAAATGATTATATACCGTATTCAATTAAGTCGTACCTTCAGATAATTTTTCCAGACTTCTTCAGTTGCAGTAACAGTGTTTGTTTCAGCATTCCAGCCAAATCCTGTGTTCTGCTTCAGTGAATAGAACTCACGATACATGGCTCGCAACCTATGCATCTTTGCCTTTAGTTTATCAGCTTGATACAGTCGTTCAGTTATGGTATTCAACTTATACGTCATTGAGGACCATATTCTAGTATGAAACACACCATTTGGCATATTTCCTTTTGTAACTTCATCAACCATTATGTCAATGAAAACTTTCGTTACAAAATCAGGCCAAAGCTTTGTCTCATTAATGTCAACATTAGTTGCCATCTATCATAAAAATACGCATTACAATTTAGAATAAGCATTGAGTAATATTAGTTCTCATAACAACTTATGTCCTATAAAAGTAGCAGCAGAGAGAACAAATAAAATCAAGGTAGCAACAGAGAGTTCATTTCTGTTCTATTCCTTGTGTGCACAGTTTTATTAGAATCATGGAACCAAAGTTTAACGTACATTTTATAACTAgttcataaacaaacaaaagtcTCATAATCAAATTGCTTGGAAATCGAGACTCAAGGGACTagttcataaacatttatctgCTCTACTCAACCAACTAAGGCACATTTTAATTAATGACTAAACTGTGACGCCTcactaaaacaaaatagagTCGGTGTAGTGCAACTGCAGTAGATGAATGAGAATATTTTGCATACATGGGGCTGAGATGAAGGTAGGTTACCTGTGTAGCATCAGCAGCAGTGGCAGGCGCACCAGAAGAAGCAGGAGCGACGACCGAGGAGGAGGCATGCGCGACTGATGAAGAGGCTGCAGGCGCAACAAATGAGGAGGCAGGAGCAGTGAAACGTGGACGGTGGCTAGTGTTTTTCATACTACTTCAAATCCTTCTACCTGCACCACTTCAAATAATTAATCGTGATTCATGATGAGATTCATGTCTAAAACAGATATGCAAAGAGAGAGTCATATCA from Medicago truncatula cultivar Jemalong A17 chromosome 8, MtrunA17r5.0-ANR, whole genome shotgun sequence includes the following:
- the LOC112421309 gene encoding L10-interacting MYB domain-containing protein-like isoform X3 — encoded protein: MATNVDINETKLWPDFVTKVFIDIMVDEVTKGNMPNGVFHTRIWSSMTYKLNTITERLYQADKLKAKMHRLRAMYREFYSLKQNTGFGWNAETNTVTATEEVWKNYLKVHPKAAQFQKKGCDHYKLLDIIFNKNNAAGVLHHSSTQDPPNTDDENELDDQYINNGNGSANHVHVDKDSSYDDLHEVERITRSEKQHIHVRSKKESTSHHMNEALAAWAQVSLVRADRLRRDRSAEATSRVTSDCSLTKCVAALDGLEDISDDTYGKALEKFKDSDWREMFIAMPNERKRGWILRL
- the LOC112421309 gene encoding L10-interacting MYB domain-containing protein-like isoform X2, producing the protein MKNTSHRPRFTAPASSFVAPAASSSVAHASSSVVAPASSGAPATAADATQMATNVDINETKLWPDFVTKVFIDIMVDEVTKGNMPNGVFHTRIWSSMTYKLNTITERLYQADKLKAKMHRLRAMYREFYSLKQNTGFGWNAETNTVTATEEVWKNYLKVHPKAAQFQKKGCDHYKLLDIIFNKNNAAGVLHHSSTQDPPNTDDENELDDQYINNGNGSANHVHVDKDSSYDDLHEVERITRSEKQHIHVRSKKESTSHHMNEALAAWAQVSLVRADRLRRDRSAEATSRVTSDCSLTKCVAALDGLEDISDDTYGKALEKFKDSDWREMFIAMPNERKRGWILRL